The nucleotide sequence AAGATCCGCGCGATCACCGACGGTTATGGTTGCGACATTTATATCGAAGCCACCGGACACCACAAGGCGGTGAACCAGGGTTTGGCCATGCTGCGCAAGCTCGGGCGTTTTGTCGAATTCAGCGTCTTCAACGACGAAGCCACTGTCGATTGGTCCATCATCGGCGACCGCAAGGAACTGGATGTTCTCGGCTCGCACCTGGGCCCGTATATGTACCCCAGGGCCATCGACTTTATCGCCAAGCGCAAGATCGACATGCGCGACGTGGTGACCCACAAGTTTGCATTGGCGGATTTCAAGGAGGCGTTCGCGGTGATGGAACGCGGGGACAAGTCGCTCAAAGTCGTCCTCGAACCTTGATGTGTCCTACACCCCCACTCAAAACAAGAACACAGGAACCCGCGTTATGAATCGAGTGATAAACGATCCGGATCAAGTGGTCGAAGACATGCTGCGCGGCATTCTGGTCGCACACCCCGAGCTGCGTCAAAGCGATACCAATCCACGGGTCATCAGCAAAGCCAAGCCTTCCCGTCGGGGCCAGGTGGGCATCGTGACCGGCGGCGGATCCGGTCATGAGCCGGCCTTCCTCGGTTATGTCGGCCCCGGCCTGGTGGACGCGGTAGCCGTTGGCGAAATTTTCTCCTCGCCGACCGCCAAGAGCTTTTTCGACGCCTTCCGCGTCGCCGATCACGGTGCCGGCGTGGCCTGCCTGTACGGCAACTATGCCGGCGACAATATGAACGTGAAGCTGGCGATGAAAATGGCTGCCAGCAAGGACATGCAGATCCGCACCGTGGTCGCCAACGACGACGTGGCTTCGGCGCCCAAGGCCGATATCGCCAAGCGTCGTGGCGTGGCCGGGGAGATTTTCATGTGGAAAGTCGCAGGGGCCGCCGCCGCACAGCACTACGACCTGGGCGGAGTGATTCGCGTTGCCCAGAAAGCCGTCGATCATTGTCGCTCCATTGGCGTCGGCCTCACACCCTGCACCATTGCCGCAGTGGGCAAGCCGAACTTCCAGATCCCGGACGGCCAGATGGAGTTGGGCATCGGCCACCACGGCGAACCGGGAATCGAAGTAATCCCCATCGAGTCTGCTGCCGCCATGGCCGAGCGCATGCTGGCGCCGATTCTCGCCGACCGCGATTTCAGCCAGGACGACAGCGTGGTGGTGCTGGTTTCAGGCCTGGGAGCGACGCCGGTGATGGAGCTGTACATCTTCTACGCGGAAGTCGAGCGCCAGCTCAAGACAAAGGGACTGAAGATTCATCGCTGTTATGTCGGCAACTACTTCACTTCCCTGGAAATGATGGGCGTCACTCTGACCCTGCTGGGCCTGGACGCCGAACTGAAAACCCTGATCGACCAACCCTGCCGCGCCATCGGCATGACCCAGGAGGACTGACCCATGAGCCAGCATTTCTCTACCCGAGAGGGCAGCGCCATCGTGACTGATCTGGTGAGCGTGATCGTCGCCAACCGTGAATACCTCAGTGAAGTCGACGGCGCGATTGGCGACGGTGACCACGGCATCAATATGGCCAAGGGTTTTGCCCATTGCGGCCGTACCCTTGAAGGTCGGCAACTGACGCTGGCCGAAGCGCTGGATGAATTGACCTTGAGCCTGATGGAGGGCATCGGTGGCTCCATGGGCCCCTTGTACGGCAGCCTGTTTATCGGCATGGCCGACGAAGTACGTGCCAGCGAAAATATCGACGCCGCGACCTTTGCCCGTTTGCTGCGCGGCGGCCTCACATCGTTGCAGGACATCACCGAAGCCGGCGTGGGCGACAAGTGCCTGATGGACACCTTGATTCCGGCGGTGGAGGCCTTTGAACAAGCACACGCCTCTGGTGCCCCCTTCAATGACGCGCTGGAAAAGATGAAAAGCGCGGCTTCCCAAGGGCGCGACTCGACCAAGGACCTGATAGCGAAAATCGGCCGGGCCAGCCGGCTGGGAGAGCGTTCGCTGGGCGTGCTGGATGCCGGGGCGGTGTCGTGCTGCTTGATCCTGACGCGGCTGGCGGATTCGGTGCAGCCGCGTTTGTGTTAGCCGGCACACCACTCGGCACCTCGCTCAGGCTCGGTGTACCCGCAGGCAGGCAGCGTGGTTTAACGGGGCCGATCAAAAGCAGAGCCACCTTCTGTAAGAGCGAGCTTGCTCGCGAAAAACCTGAGATCGCCTCGGGGTGTCAGATTTCCCGCGTCATCGTTAACGACCTTCGCGAGCAAGCTCGCTCCTACAGAAAGGAGGCACGCTCGCAGAAGATCAGGCCGCCTCCCGTAAATACTGTCTTGAACTTGAGATCACAATCAAAAGCAGAGCCACCTTCTGTAGGAGCGAGCTTGCTCGCGAAAAACCTGAGATCGCCTCGGGGTGTCAGATTTCTCGCGTCATCGTTAACGACCTTCGCGAGCAAGCTCGCTCCTACAGAAAGGAGGCACGCTCGCAGAAGATCAGGCCGCCTCCCGTAAATACTGTCTTGAACTTGAGATCACGATCAAAAGCAGAGCCGCCTTCTGTAGGAGCGAGCTTGCTCGCGAAAAACCTGAGATCGCCTCGGGGGGTCAGATTCCCCGCGTCATCGTTAACGATCTTCGCGAGCAAGCTCGCTCCTACAGAAAGGAGGCACGCTCGCAGAAGATCAGGCCGCCCCCCCCCGTAAATACCGTCTTGAACTTGACCGGGCTTACCAGAACCGCTGCTGGGTCAGGCGGCTCCACCAGGTCAACAACACCCGGTCCACCGAGCCGCTGGCAGCCAGGCCAACCCGCTCTTGCAGGCTTTTACGCTCGGCATAGTGCAGGTGGAACAGTTCGGCGGTCTTGGCCTTGCTGGCCAGGTATTCGTCGCTGGTCTGCAGCTCGTCCACCAGTTGTTTGTCGAGTGCCGCGACCCCGAGCCAGACCTCGCCAGTGGCGACGTCATCAATCGCCAGTTGCGGGCGATAGCGTGACACAAAGTTCTTGAACAGTTGATGGGTGATGTCCAGGTCTTCCTGGAACTTCTCCCGGCCCTTCTCGGTGTTTTCGCCAAACACCGTCAAGGTGCGCTTGTATTCCCCGGCGGTCAGCACTTCGAAGTCGATGTCGTGCTTTTTCAGCAGACGGTTGACGTTGGGCAGCTGGGCCACCACGCCAATCGAACCGAGGATGGCAAACGGCGCACTGATGATCTTCTCGCCGATGCACGCCATCATGTAGCCGCCGCTGGCCGCGACCTTGTCGATGCACACAGTCAACGGCACACCCGCCTGGCGGATACGTGCCAGTTGCGACGACGCCAGGCCGTAACTGTGGACCATGCCACCGCCGCTTTCCAGGCGCAACACTACTTCATCCTTGGGCGTGGCCAGGCTCAGCAGCGCGGTGATTTCATGGCGCAGACTCTCGGTGGCCGAGGCTTTGATATCACCGTCGAAATCCAGAACGAACACCCGGGGTTTGATCTCGGGGGTTTTCTTCTGCTTTTTTTCGGACTTGCTTTGGGTCTTGCGCAAAGCCTTGAGTTGATCCTTGTCGAGCAAGGTCTGCTCCAGGCGCTCACGCAGGTCTTTGTAGAAATCGTTGAGCTTGCTCACCTGCAGTTGACCCGCATGCTTGCGCCGACCTTTGCTGCGCAGCGCGGCGAAACTGACCAGCACCACGAGGATGGCGACCACCAACGTGACGGTTTTAGCCAGAAAACTGGCGTACTCAGCCAAAAACTCCATAAGACTCCTTCAAGATTCGGTGCGCCAGGCGCGGATCGCCCCAAGCATACCGACGGCATCGTCGGGGAGCCAGCAGTGAAACCCCTGACAACGGGCCTCTAACGAGCTTTTAAAACAAGCGTATGTTTTTTCATTGACAGCTTCCCGGCATCCTCATAATCTCGCCAGACTTTCAACGTACCGGGTGAACGGACGTGGGCAGCATCTATTTGATTCGACATGGCCAGGCCTCCTTCGGTGCAGACGACTACGACGTGCTGTCGCCAATCGGTGTGCAGCAGGCGCAAGTGCTCGGCAGCCACCTGGCGGATCTGGGCCTGACGTTCGACCGCTGCGTGTCGGGTGATCTGCGTCGCCAGCAACACACGGCCAATGCGGCTTTCGAATCCTATAGTGCTCAAGGCCTCACGGTTCCCGAACTGGAAATCGACAGCGCGTTCAACGAATTCGACGCCGACGCAATTATCCGCGCGCTACTTCCGGACTTGCTCGACAGCGAGCCCGAAGCCCTGGATATCCTGCGCAATGCCGCGCAAAACCGTGGCGAATTCCAGCGCATCTTCGCGCTGATCGTCGAGCGCTGGCTCAGCGGCACGTATGACACTCCGGGGCTGGAAAGCTGGCTGGGTTTTGTCGAACGGGTCCAGGGCGGCTTGCAACGCCTGCTCGAGACGGCCGACAGCACCCACAAGATCGCCGTGTTTACCTCCGGCGGCACCATCACCGCCCTGCTCCACCTGATTACCCGAATGCCTGCCACCCAGGCCTTCGAATTGAACTGGCAAATTGTTAACACCTCGCTCAACCACTTGAAGTTCCGTGGGCGCGAGGTGGCACTGGCTTCCTTCAATAGTCATACCCACCTGCAACTGTTGAAGGCGCCGCAGCTCATCACTTTCCGATGATTTGCGGCCAACCGTGACCTCGAGGTCACTGGCACCACCCCTAAAAGGATCGAACCATGACTGACGTAGCTAAAGCCGTAGAAGCAATGAAAGCCAAATTCAACCCAGCCGCTGCTGACGGCCTGGACCTGGTGTTCGGTTTCCGTATCGATGACACCCAGAACTTCTCGCTGGTTGTTAAAAACAACACCTGTGAACTGCTGGAAGGCGAAAATCCTGACGCTCAAGTCACGCTGGTCATGGACGCTGACACCATGAAAGGCATCGTCAGCGGTGAAACCGACGGCATGCAGGCCTTCATGGGCGGCAAGCTGCGCACCGAAGGCGACATGATGCTGGCGATGAAGCTGAGCGAGCTGTTCCCGGCCTGATTCAGGGCAACCCTGGATCGACCAAATCCCGCCTACCCAGGCGGGATTTTTTTGCTGTCGAAAAACCTGCGTGCCTCACTCATTCATTTGCAGAATGAAGTCCAGAGGAATCTTCGTTTGCACCCAAAGGCGACGCCCAACAAAATCTGGTTGACGGCCCAATCCTTCATTAGTGCAGCCAGGAATTTTTCTATGTCGACCTCTCGCCATGTCAGCCCCGACGACATTCGCAAAGGCTTCTCCAAAGCCATGTCCGACATGTACCGCGCCGAGGTGCCGCTGTATGGCGCGCTGCTGGATCTGGTGGCCGAAACCAATGCACAGGTACTGGCGACGGACACCGACTTGGCTCGGCAACTTCAGCGCAGCGGAGAAATCCAACGCCTGGACAGGGAGCGCCACGGCGCCATTCGCCTGGGCACCGCCTCTGAGTTGGCCACCATCAGTCGTCTGTTTGCGGTAATGGGCATGCAACCGGTGGGGTATTACGACCTGACGCCCGCCGGCGTACCGGTGCATTCCACCGCCTTTCGCGCCGTGCATGAAAACGCGTTACAGAACAGCCCGTTTCGCGTCTTCACTTCGCTGCTGCGCCTGGAACTGATCGAAAACCTCGAGCTGCGGGCGTTTGCCCAGGCCGCCCTGGACCAGCGCTCGATCTTCACCCCGCGCGCCATGGCGCTGATCGAACAGGCAGAAACCGACGGCGGTCTCGACAGCCACGATGCCGATGAATTTATTCTGCAAGCGCTGGAAACCTTCCGCTGGCATCACACCGCCACTGTCAGCGCTGCGCAGTATCAGCAATTGAGCGACCAGCACCGCTTGATCGCTGATGTCGTGGCGTTCAGGGGGCCGCACATCAACCACCTGACCCCACGCACCCTGGACATCGACCGCGTGCAAGCCGAGATGCCCGGCAAGGGCATCACCCCCAAGGCGGTGATCGAAGGCCCACCGCGCCGTCAATGCCCGATCCTGCTGCGGCAAACCAGCTTCAAGGCACTCGACGAAGTCATTACCTTTACCGATGCACAAGGCCGTCACAGCGCGCGTTTCGGGGAGATTGAACAACGCGGCGTGGCGCTTACCCCCAAGGGGCGGGCGCTGTACGACCACTTGTTAAATGCCGCGCGAGATGAGTTGGGCGCCTTTCCCAATGAGGCCAACGCCGGGCGCTACAGCGAGTTGATGGCGCAACACTTCCAGGCATTCCCGGATGATTACCGGTCAATGCGCGAACAAGGGCTGGCGTTCTTTCGCTACTTCGTCACCGACCAGGGTCGCGCCGCCCAAGGGCAACGACCGCGCAACCTGGACGGGCTGATCGAGGCCGGCCACGTGGATCTCGAACCTTTGGTATATGAGGACTTTCTGCCCGTCAGCGCAGCGGGAATTTTCCAGTCAAACCTGGGAGATGCGACGCAGTCTGACTATGGCGTCAACGCCAATCAGGCCGAGTTTGAACACGCCTTGGGGCGCCAGACAATCGATGAGTTGACGCTGTATGCAGACACTCAACAGCGCTCAATCGATACCTGCTTGAAAACACTGTTGGCGTAGCAGAAAAGAGTTCGCCCGACACTATTGCGCAATCCTTGCGCAGTTGACGTGCCCCAGGGTCGGGCGAACGGTGGGTATGATAGACAGCAGTAGCGCCGCTGTCCTTGTGACAATTCTGAACAAAACTGGGCGCTCCTCCGTAGCCGTCCCACCGTATCGTTTCACTCGGTAGGCTACAGAGGAGACGGCACTCAGGCGCCGAGTTGATCGACGATCTTGTCTTTGATCAACAAGCGTTTCTTCTTCAGTTTCTCCACATCATCATCGTTGGCACTTGCGGATTCGGCGTCCACCACCTCCTTGTCGGCGGCATCGTATTGAGTGAGTAACACATCCAAACGGCTGTTACTCATCCTGCGTTGCTGAACATCGTCTTTGTTCAACCCCAAATCCTGATACAGATCGTGTTTCACTGGCATGAAGTACCTCCGCAAGTGGCTCAATGACTGGTACAGGTTGAAGCTAGCCCATTCGACGGGTGCTTGTCATGTCCAGGGGCAATTCCTTTGCCCTGCCCCTGCGTCGGGCCAGCCTCAGTGAAAATCCCGACTGCGCACATTGATCCCCGCCAGCAAGGGTGTCAGGTCACTCAAGCGTCCGGCAATCAGGTGGCGAACCTCGCCCACCGCTTCCCAGCGACCCTCCACCTTGAGCAGACTCGAGCCCACCAGCACCTGGCGCTGACGTTCGGCCAGGTCACGCCAGACCACCACATTGACATTGCCAAATTCGTCTTCCAGGGTCACGAAGGTCACGCCGCTGGCCGTGCCGGGCCGCTGCCGCCCCGTGACCAGCCCGGCGACGCTGACGTTGCGACCATGTTCCATCGCCAGCAGTT is from Pseudomonas mucidolens and encodes:
- a CDS encoding dihydroxyacetone kinase subunit DhaK, which codes for MNRVINDPDQVVEDMLRGILVAHPELRQSDTNPRVISKAKPSRRGQVGIVTGGGSGHEPAFLGYVGPGLVDAVAVGEIFSSPTAKSFFDAFRVADHGAGVACLYGNYAGDNMNVKLAMKMAASKDMQIRTVVANDDVASAPKADIAKRRGVAGEIFMWKVAGAAAAQHYDLGGVIRVAQKAVDHCRSIGVGLTPCTIAAVGKPNFQIPDGQMELGIGHHGEPGIEVIPIESAAAMAERMLAPILADRDFSQDDSVVVLVSGLGATPVMELYIFYAEVERQLKTKGLKIHRCYVGNYFTSLEMMGVTLTLLGLDAELKTLIDQPCRAIGMTQED
- the dhaL gene encoding dihydroxyacetone kinase subunit DhaL, which codes for MSQHFSTREGSAIVTDLVSVIVANREYLSEVDGAIGDGDHGINMAKGFAHCGRTLEGRQLTLAEALDELTLSLMEGIGGSMGPLYGSLFIGMADEVRASENIDAATFARLLRGGLTSLQDITEAGVGDKCLMDTLIPAVEAFEQAHASGAPFNDALEKMKSAASQGRDSTKDLIAKIGRASRLGERSLGVLDAGAVSCCLILTRLADSVQPRLC
- the sohB gene encoding protease SohB, with translation MEFLAEYASFLAKTVTLVVAILVVLVSFAALRSKGRRKHAGQLQVSKLNDFYKDLRERLEQTLLDKDQLKALRKTQSKSEKKQKKTPEIKPRVFVLDFDGDIKASATESLRHEITALLSLATPKDEVVLRLESGGGMVHSYGLASSQLARIRQAGVPLTVCIDKVAASGGYMMACIGEKIISAPFAILGSIGVVAQLPNVNRLLKKHDIDFEVLTAGEYKRTLTVFGENTEKGREKFQEDLDITHQLFKNFVSRYRPQLAIDDVATGEVWLGVAALDKQLVDELQTSDEYLASKAKTAELFHLHYAERKSLQERVGLAASGSVDRVLLTWWSRLTQQRFW
- a CDS encoding histidine phosphatase family protein; the encoded protein is MGSIYLIRHGQASFGADDYDVLSPIGVQQAQVLGSHLADLGLTFDRCVSGDLRRQQHTANAAFESYSAQGLTVPELEIDSAFNEFDADAIIRALLPDLLDSEPEALDILRNAAQNRGEFQRIFALIVERWLSGTYDTPGLESWLGFVERVQGGLQRLLETADSTHKIAVFTSGGTITALLHLITRMPATQAFELNWQIVNTSLNHLKFRGREVALASFNSHTHLQLLKAPQLITFR
- a CDS encoding SCP2 sterol-binding domain-containing protein; the encoded protein is MTDVAKAVEAMKAKFNPAAADGLDLVFGFRIDDTQNFSLVVKNNTCELLEGENPDAQVTLVMDADTMKGIVSGETDGMQAFMGGKLRTEGDMMLAMKLSELFPA
- a CDS encoding VOC family protein, whose translation is MSTSRHVSPDDIRKGFSKAMSDMYRAEVPLYGALLDLVAETNAQVLATDTDLARQLQRSGEIQRLDRERHGAIRLGTASELATISRLFAVMGMQPVGYYDLTPAGVPVHSTAFRAVHENALQNSPFRVFTSLLRLELIENLELRAFAQAALDQRSIFTPRAMALIEQAETDGGLDSHDADEFILQALETFRWHHTATVSAAQYQQLSDQHRLIADVVAFRGPHINHLTPRTLDIDRVQAEMPGKGITPKAVIEGPPRRQCPILLRQTSFKALDEVITFTDAQGRHSARFGEIEQRGVALTPKGRALYDHLLNAARDELGAFPNEANAGRYSELMAQHFQAFPDDYRSMREQGLAFFRYFVTDQGRAAQGQRPRNLDGLIEAGHVDLEPLVYEDFLPVSAAGIFQSNLGDATQSDYGVNANQAEFEHALGRQTIDELTLYADTQQRSIDTCLKTLLA
- a CDS encoding DUF465 domain-containing protein — translated: MPVKHDLYQDLGLNKDDVQQRRMSNSRLDVLLTQYDAADKEVVDAESASANDDDVEKLKKKRLLIKDKIVDQLGA